The genomic segment agtctccccAACAGTCTaagatgtatttaaaaagaaaaaaataaaaaagcaaaaaacaaaaaaaatgcccCCACACAACCTGAAAGCTCAAATGATCCTAATAAGCcatatttcagctgtttctgacCTTAGAAATATCCTTTACTTGTACTTTTTCCCCCACTGGCTTTTCACCAACAAAAAATTATATGCTTGGAGATGCTCTATGACACAACCTTTGATTTTTTGGATACTTAAAAAATTTTGGCAATTTAAATGGCAACTCCAACAATTCTGCTGCAAATCAAACATCCTCATTTTCATTAATTGATGCCATAGACCAATCGAAGACTGTCCTAAGTTGTCCTCCTTGAAACTGGCAGGGTACTAAAGCCAAATGCACTCACAGCATTTCCTTTTAAGATACCATTAACCTAAATATTGTAACAGGAGTACACTAGGGTCTTCCCTGACTAAACACGGTATCTATTAATCACTATATTTGTAAATCCCTACAATTTCCTTCCATTACTTAAGGGTAAGTTGTGAAACTCTTGTCTTGTTTCTCAGAACAGTATTTAAATGGGCAGATTGCAGAGAGGTTGTAGTTGATGCTTGCTGGATTTACTGAATTAATGACTCCCACATCAGTTTCTCAGTGGCCATGTTCACGCATTTCAAAACCAATGTGTGTTACCAGAAGACTCGGAAGTCTATTACTTGCATCAACATTTATAACTGAAGTGGCTTTGGATTTTCACTCAGGAAACAGATGTTTATCCTATGTTGCAAGTAGACAGAATTAAAGCATACACTTGATTTCTAAGACATTAATTCCAAGACATTAAGACTAACTCAACTGACAAGCTTATTACATTCTTATCACTTCTACACAACTACCAGTGCTCAGAGAAGCACACGAGAGTAACCTTTTGTTATGACTtgcccaaattaaaaaaaaaaaaaggggggggagaaaagaaaaaaaaacaaaaccaaaaaacacacctcaGCTTTTAGACCACATGAACCTTACACTCTTAGCAGCTCTTCTCTTTCACAGTGGAGAATTAAGGGAGGGggaaagtgagaaaaacagggaggaggaggaagaaaacctgtCTCCTGTAGTGCATTCATCCAGGTATCAGTATAGGAACAAAGCTTAAGAAGGTTCTACTGTTAAGCACTTCCAGGCCTCTTAAGATAGAAAAGTATCTCATTTGAGGGAACCCAAAAGTAACAAAATGAACTCTGTCAACAAAGTATCATctataaacaaaacaaagctgtcTCAGTTACAAAAGAGGCCAATAAATCCCATTCTGAGCTGCTTGAGCTCAGAAGGCAGGAAGAAATTAGAGGGCACCAAAATTCACCGTTCCTATCCAGTGCTACCTGATTTGCAGTAAAAACAATCTTCCAGCATACATTTGCAAAAGCAGGCTCCTGGAAGTTACAAAGGTGGTACATGGGCAGCTTGTTCAGGATTACCAGAAGCATATACTTTAATACCCAAAAGACTTAATATCTCACTAAGTTAACAGTATGAAGCTAAATGCTTTCCTCAGACCACTAATGTCCACTCTAAGCGATGGCTATAATAAACACTCAGATTACATCCTTATAGTAATGACTGGGGGGAGGGGACAGACCATGACCAAGTGAAACCAGGTCtcttcttgatttttcttctagtAAAACTCTTCCAATACTATGTTGCAATTTGCCACAGGAAAACAGTTACCATACCCATCCTTCCAAAAGAATCTCCAAAACCACGGTTCAATGCCATGTCACTACGACCAAAATCTCTGTCCATGTTTCCTCCCATTCCACCACGGAACATTTCTGTagagaacaaagcaaaaaaccagaaatattctGTTGTATACATCTAAGCTGATGTTCATACACCACTTGTTTCACAGTTGCTTGTTTAAATAGAAGTGGGTTTAATGCACAAGTCAGAGGCAcctattaaatatttaactcCCACACCAGTTCCTATGCCTCCACTCATAGCACTGACTTTATTTCCTTTGAACTCATCTACATTACCCATCCCTAAAGGAAGggcttttaataaataaatattagcaAACTCGTAAGTGCATGGGAACAGTGTTCACCTACCTCCCATTCGGTTGACGCCAAATCCTCCCATATTAGGCATTCCTTCCATTCCACGAAATGCAGCAAGTCCTGTAAAATAAGGAAGACTGTTTTCtatacaatattaaaaaaatactgaatgcaAAGAACTTCACTGTACGTACCGCCTCCCATTCTATTCATTCCGCCAAATCCTGGACCGTCTATTCCCATACCTTTAAACCAAAAAGACAAACACCATTTAGAAGACAGGTAAGATCCTAAcggttttaaaaaatgcagagacaGTTAACGTCTCAAAAGCACACTACACCAGGCTTGCTTTGTCAAGAATACagacaaacacagaaattacaattttaaacttaaaggtctgtaaaacttaaaaatgaagaacacaGATTTACCTCCTGGACCCAGACTCCCCATTCCTCCACTCATGTTCAATTGTGTTGCACTGATGGGCTGTCCACCTGGTCCAAGTCCCATACCAATGCCACCAAGACcaccttgaaaacaaaaataagtatcaccagaagaaagattttcttctgtatcaTAAAGAGAGCACAGTAAGCAAAAGTACTACTAAACTGTTCCAAGACTCTATATCAACATATACTAAGCACAAGGAGTAGAAAACAAGAAGAGTGTGCACTCACGAGGTAATTGTGAAGTTTTGCTGTCTGCAACACGGAAATCTTCATGAGGAACTGATTTGTCATCCTGGCAAAAAACAAGGATGTTACACTATGATCCTTTCAATGCTTTGGCAGAGACATGTAAGGTAGAAAGAAATGTAAGCAACTTACCATTTTTACATGCATGGGTCTATCGAACAGGAATTGTCCATTGAACATAGCTGAAGAATTGCATGTCAAGGAATCTAAccacagaaaacaatttaacTATTTCAGAAGAATCCCTGtgaaatcttattttatttctgcacgATTTTTAGGAGTCTTATCTTTCCTTACCTAATCTTCAGAATGCCAATTCAAAGGCCAGAAGAGACTATACAAGTTGTTAGTTATATAAAAGTTAGTTTCACACATGTCACATTCCCACATATTTTAAGCTTGTTCAACGTTATCAGGAACACCTTTTTAGACTCTAGCAGTAAACTCAGTCACTATTAAAAATTTAATCCACACAGTATTACACTCTAGTCCCTATATACTAGCTACAAGGCAAATAAGCACCATTTGCAAAACTATGCTATCAGAGGCCACTAAAGACTAATCCATATttgaacaattatttttcaaaaccaagGATACATATTGCTTGAACAGCTTCAATTGCTTGTTCGAAGGTAACTGTTCCCATTCCTCGACTCTTGCCATCTTTATCTTCTTTGATGTCTGCACGCTTTACAGTTCCAGCAATGCTGAACACCTCCTTCAGTTTCTTCCAGCCAACTTTAAAGTCAAGCTTACACACAGAAATACATTGGTGATTTCAGGGCACATTTCTGTTCTGCCATTACGTTTAGAAGAGATTTTCTGCATTGTTGTTAACTCTTCAACTTCACAAAATGCTTGATATATGTAAATAGCCAGGATTTTGTAATATACACACACTGCAAGTCAAAAAATGTCAACTAAAAGCAACAATTTATACTACATATACGTATTTTACTTTAATTAACATACTAACATTGAGAAATGGATGGGTTCTTGTCAAGAGCAACTGTACTCCCACAAATCCCCTTGCAGACACAGTAGTCTTATGCAAATAAAGAACTTATGAAGGAAGCACCTCCAACAAATGTAACAGTTTAAGTTAGTCTAAAGTAATTAGTAAGATAAACTGAAGtgtatatttaattaaaaagaaatgcaattgtAGCTAGCAAAAAGAtgtataaagtattttttcattaacagATGACTGTGCAATAATTAAAAGTGCACATCAGCCTTAAGAGTTTAATGTATCTTTCATGCCCAAAATCTGAATACATAGCCAGCATTTTTAGTTGAATGTACTAATTGTAACTAACATTTCAAATTTGCTCTTTATAGTAAAACTGAATTATGCAGGAATACAAGATGTTTTACAAAGATCAAATATTATAGTTATAAAACACAGGTTTAAACttacattagcaacaaaaataGTGGACCcaagcctgcctgcctgcaagTTACTGATAACCTCAGGTGGAATGTTTGGATTATTGAGAATAGAAGGTGGTAAATTCATTAATCCAGGTGCCACATCAGGTCCATGTCCTCCTGGAAACTGTCCTCCTACACGCTGTAATGCCCTACGAGCATGTTCACCTTCAGGATCCTGAAACATGGGCAAAAATAAAGCCAACTTAATCATCAAGAGGATtagcaacaaacaaaaaggtACTATTTGAAATTCTACATAACCCCATCAAAATTATCAACTAATATCCTTGTCCATGTCAGAGGGATCAAGAACTGAATTAGCATGGAGACCTAATTCCCTCACCTCTAGAGGTGGGTCCTTTCAGATGAGGGTTGAGGCATATTGGCAAAGCACTTGTTGAGGAAGCGTGCACTGCCACTTCACATGCTGTACCTAGCCTATGGACAAGTAGAAAAGATTTCAATCTAAAGGACTGTCAGTCTAGCACCTTCTTCCAAGAACTGAATTAATGtaattaggttttttttattaataccACGATTAAAGTTGTAACAGGACAAAAAGAACTGCATCAGACACCGTCATATACTACAACACTACAGTAGAAATGTTGACATTAATTTCACTTTCCAGTCAGCACAAGTTCTCTACTTCCAGCCCCATTTTTGCATATATGTAGTAGTCTGATACTCAGCTCGTTCTGTGTCATATTTTGAAGCAGGTAGGCAATGtaaacatagaatcatttaggttggaaaagacctgatGACACTAAGGTAAGAATATGAAGTTAAagttgttttaaagaaaaacagtgttaGATTATTTTGACTTTAGGACACACTTTTTGTCACTTGGCATAGTATCAAGACCTTCTGCAAGCCAACAGGCACTTTAGCCCATTAAGAAAgtgtcattaaaaaattaaactggaaaTTACAGAGTTAAGATGCTCAAAACACTGCATTGTCATCTCAGTAGTTACAGTATCTTCactatttcaaattaaaaacagcagcaataacCATACCTCTTTAATATTCAGGGGTCTTCCACTAAGATCGTATTTGTTCATAGTTTCTAATGCTTTCTTAACAAATTCTTCATCTTTGAATTCAACCACACTTAGAGGGAACAAAACAAATAaggtttaaaatgttaaaattaacaGAATGGTTGGATAGTAGTGTGTTTCTACACacatagaaaaagaaacttaCCCACAACCCTACATCCATGATGATTTGTCATCAtatgtaaagagaaaaaaaaaaaaaagccagtcaGCACATATGATAGAGCATTTAAGATTCCAGTTAAAGATCCCAGCTCACTGTTAAATAACTATTCAAGTTATTTTCAGCTTCAAAATCCATAATGCATGCTCTTTACTGGTAGCCAAGCTGAATTTCTCCTACTTTCTTAACATACATACCTTTCAAATGCAAGAGAATACATTatcttttattctctttgaGCCAAACCAGAATTGGAAAAATGCCACACAGATCCATGTAAGGACAactggggagaggaggtggggggaaaagggtggaaagaaaaaaaacccaaaaacataACCAAAAACCAATCAAGACACTCACTGTGTCATTAAAAGCTGCCCACTGACTACAAAATTCATATCTACCTACATCAAGTATACCAGTACGATGAACAAGGAGTCTGCATACCTCTTCAGTATTACTAGCATAATTGAGAAATTACTTCGTAAGAAAATAACCTTATTGACTGCACCAGAATCCTTCTAATAAAGCAAAGAGTTGAGGATTGCTTTAAGTAAAGCAAAGCTGACAGCATGTTTTAGTTTTAACAAGCTTTAAAGTCATTTACAACAATTGATACAACCTCAGTTAAGACTCAAACCTGCATTTCTCATGTTCTCACTGCAGGTTCAGAGCTACTATTGTCCAAACTTTTGACTATTTTTAAGAAGACAAAGGAGCTTTAACACTCTTCACTCCTAGTGCCCCATTGCTGGCACGCTGTTGGCTACCAAACATCTCCATCCAGTTagttttaagaaagcaaatacattaaTCCAGTGTTTAGAGTACCAACCCTGCAAAGCTGTCAAATCAGGCACTTCAAACAGTATATTCTTAGCTAACATTTTATACTCGTTGGCCCCAAAAAGAGAATACTACActaacaaaatttaaataaaatcagtggTTTACTGAACAACCTTTATATGAAACAGATTTGTACCAAAACAAAGATGCTGGCTAAAAAGAAGAATTAAGTAAATGCCATTTGTTAACatttacagaagtattttgtcCTTTGCAGCCAGCTAGTTTGAGTTGCATGAAAGTGTCAGACTACTTCTAATACAAAATCCTCAAGGCTACCTTAATGAAAATCAGTGTGAAAATGAAACTTACTTTCCAATAACTGGTACAGAtattatacaaaaataaaactgctgagGAACTTTTAAACCTCTAGCAGATTGTTGCCCACGGCACTTACCCTTGATTTTCCTTCAGCATCCTTAAACAGCTCCACGTATGTAACCTCACCAACTACATAAGACATACAAAGGGAAAATACCAAGAGACAATGCATTTAAACACCAGTATCTTTCTTTACTGTGCCCCTGTGCACAACTCTACAGTGAAGCACCTATTATTCACCAACAATCAAAACCAGACCAACATACCTCCTGTCAATGGCTATATAATTTAgctaattttcagaaatatgcaGCAGCCACATTCTCAAaagctaaaaacaaacaactatATTTAACCTAATTCATACTACAGATCATATTTTGGCCAGTATGATATAGTTGGTGAACAAATTCAGATATACACAGTCCCTTAACCTAACAAATGAAACATCAACGTTCACTGGAAAGTGTTACATTTATCATCCTACTCACAACACCTGTTTTAAGGTGACTTTCTACCTGAATGTCTTCAATCATAAGTTTGCCTTCAATAATAACCAAATTTACACATCAAATATTTCACAGCAAGCCACTCTCTTTCTAAAGTAGGAAGTTTCAGTAAATAAACCAATCAAATAGTCACGTCACCTTACAACAGATAAACCAGCAGTTACAGAAGGGGGGGTTGGCATTTTTCACAGCCTAAAAGCCAAGTGTGCTTTGCATTACTTTTGAAGAATCAaattttttcaaggaaaacacagaactaactttttaaagaattcaTATATTAGCATTATGTTACCccaaacttaaaataaaatgtttgggCTAGTAAGATTACTCTATCATAACTGCAACAATAGTAACAAGCTTTTAATACAAATCTCCAGACAAACAGTCATGGCAGTAGTGACAATGCAGACAAAGTTAATTCCACAGCCAGATTCCaccaaagaaatacaaaacaacTTTTGAAAGACATCCTTTATTATTCATGTTAACACACTAAATGTGTTGCTTAAATACAATAGCCCTTAAAAAAAGATCTACTAAGACTACAACTAGACGAAACACAATCTCTTTAAGAAGTCATGAGGTCATGCATATACTCTCTACTGTCAAACTAGAATGGCAGAAGATTGTAAGCACTTCATTTACCCATCCTACCCTGCAATGCAATTGTCTCAGATGAAAGAGGGGGAAGGGAGATAGATGTACCAAGTAAAggccaaaaaaaataaaaaaataagtcaaaTCAAATCTGTGTGGCTCAAAGGACATATACATTGCATTTACGTTCTACCCCTTTCTAGTGAAGTGTATTATAAGGAATAAGTTACCTTTCTCTCTCATAAGATCTTTAATAGCTTGCCATTTCATGTCATAGGGGATGTTGCTAATAAAAACTCTATTACGATTAATAGTCATCTTCTCTCCAGTGCCTGCATTCTTGTCCTTTGAATAGGGGTGGAATCTATTCTTGTTTCCAAGCGAAGGAATTGCCTTTGGTTTTGCAACGTACTTCTCTTTCACAggtgctttctcttcttttgctgtCTCATCATTATCCCTACAttaacaaaaacccaaaaaacaaaaaaatattagtcTTTTGTTGGATCATTAGACTATCATACCTCCTATATATATAGCTGTCTATCTCCTATGCTATTAGAACTCCCAGGATgtcaaatgctgcttttcaaattaggaaaaataaattcatgttACCAGTATAATTCCAAAATACGTTGCTTTCTctacaacaaaaaataatgttataaCAGATTTATTCACTACTGTAAGTAAAGAAAGCACATCTTGCTACTTCAGTTACGTTCCATTTCCATTATGTCTGTCAAGACTCAGCAAGATGGTACTATGAAACTACTACAAATATCAAAATATGATGactcagctgaaaaataagttaCAGCATCCATGCTTTGGTGCTTCAGTAATTTTCCCATCAGACTTGGCTAAGTTACACTATGTTCACCACAGAAGTGAGAGCTGAAACGGTCTAACTTATGGAACAGCTTGGTATACTTCATTCAATGTagtaataatatataaaaatcaacTCTAATAGGTTGTAAATCAAATTACATTTAccacataaataatttattcacaATTTGTGCCAGACTGCTtttatacagaaattaaaattcaagtAAGAACAACAAatgctctttcattttcattgcttAACACTACTAGAATATGAAAACTTGCTAAATGCATAGGAAATAGGTATATTAAAACATGCTCTCCATCTAAAACTACTTAACTCACCAGGTATTATTCACtagaaataacaacaaaacagaCTTCTGGCCCACGGTCTTTCAAAAATTTAgcaacagcagctgctctccttttaaaatctttttatttttagatggaaatgcaggaaaatttgtttcctctcttttaaAGCAGCCCAAATCTCAATTTCGATAAAACTATACACTTTCAACAGAATTACGTTAAATATCCAAAACTCTTTAGCACTCTTGATAGTGTTACTATTATGAGGTGATTTAGCATGCTAACAGAGGATCAAGGCACCTGAATCGTTACTTTAAAAAAGGTGAACCGCTGAACTGAAAGAACCCAGTGATAAAGCCACACAAGTGTGATCCACTAAACAGATGCTACTTGGAGACATACATCAATGCCTAGCTCGAATCTCACTGCAGTTAACAGAAAcctaaaaaatacttttacatcaacatttattttaaaaagccagcatTGACCACTCAAGTTAGAACAATTACAGGGGAATGTCCTACAGGACTGTCAAAAGTGATTGATTGTGAACCCTCCTTCTTAAATTACATCACTATCTTTACAATTCTTCCCACATTTCAGAAGGCTTAGTTTTTATCTCATTTTGACACTTTGGAAGGTTTCTCGTGTAAAATTAGCCAAAACAggcatttcagttttacaacGACAACGTATGGCAAGATCACTGATTTTGATTAATTGAAATGAGTATGTTCAGCTCTCTGCATAGTTATTAACAAAACAGTGAGTAACTGGCAGTCTTGCACGCAAAAGCATATGCAAGTAGCCTTTCATGAAGCTAAACGTATTATCTACTCAAGCTTGGGCACTTTTCAGGGAGGAATAAATTCAAGTACATCCATATTTCTCCCATGACTTTTCCCCAAATTTTGAAGTACTCATGATATGAACGTCACAGTCCTTATGTTTACAAGTGGATTAAAAGAGGATTAGCAACCAAGAAATGCATGGACCCTCCTCTGGGCTAAGTAtttgtaaaatttaaaacattccaAGTCAACAACACATTAACTGGTTCAAGCATCGCCAGTTTCCCTCTGCATCATCCCTCCTCCACACCATCCTGTCTGTTGTGGCAATATAATTCTTGTGTGGCTGTGTAATGAAGTGAAATGGGGGGAACAATGCAAGGAACTGGAGGGTGAGAGCAGAGTTATCAGGCTTTCCAGTCAGATCAGTTCCTTCCAATCCAGTCccatttgcaaatgcaaaactcAAGCCCAATGAAACCCCTAGTAAAATCTGAGTTCTTCCTTAAGTTTTAGGATTAGAGCAATGGATTCTCTTTAGCCTTTTAAGCTCTTTCCTGCTTAAAGGATTATGAAAAAGCCCCCAGGCACTCAGGAAGAGTCAGGTCTCCAAATATGGAATCCACAAGCTCTACAAGACCTGGCTGTACAAACCAGTAGAGAGCCCAGAGGATATGAGTCTGACATAAACTCTTAAATCTGGGAAACAAGAAGACACTTCACTTAGCCTGGGGATCACAGCCAGTATCCTGAAGAGGatttattaaaaagcaatcCTTCTTGCAAAACTCATCTGCCAAAACCAACAGGGCAGAGAACAAACTGGAGGCAGAGATCCTTCTGAGGATGTAGCTCCTACCCTCCTCCTTgaacactaaaaataatttcaatcaAATAATACATTCAAAGCAATGTCATGTTAGTCACCTATATACCACAGAAAAGACAGTCTTAGAAACTATGGAATGACATTTTCTCGGGGGAAAAACAATAGTAATTTCTACTCTTTACCTTTTGTATGAACTAATCATTTTAtacatttaattaatatttgccTGTGAAATCACTAGCAGATTTCTAGGGTTGAAAAAGAGATGTCtacattaatttcttaaaaacaaaaaaaaagcacatactcattgattaaaaaaagcaatttttaccttttgaaaaataatgccTTTGAACTTCCGTAAAGTTTTGGAAACAAAAGACAAGGTTTctgtatataaatacaaaacTAGAAGCCTAAAAAAGTAATAAGCACAAGATAAATCAACATGAAAGCCTTAAAagctcttttggttttttttaaacaaacttctACTTCTCTGCTCATAAGTGTCCATACAAGTAAGatcagcagagacagaaatgcAAGAAGTCCACAACATGTGATTCTAAAGCACATAGATCAGTTTAGCTTTGTGGCACTGAACAGTTCCACTGCTCAATACAATAAACTTAGGGAAATGTGCAAGTTGAGATCAGGATTCCTCTCCAATTTAATCTGAGTGCTAAGTAAACCTGGTTACTGAAATACTTTAAGTAGTACATTTCACCTGCACACTGACAGCTTAATCCTTTGTACACAAGTTTTGTGGAAGACTGGAAACtgtatgtgaaagaaaaagatttgaaaCTCTGTTACCAAGAACTCTGCATTATTTTCAAACGTAAAGTTGTGATTTCTATCACGCAGAATGACTGggatttttcatttgcttgtgGTTAGTTTTGgagataaaagaagaaaattgctgATAGAAGGAGGGATACAAAGAAATTAAGTCATTATTTTAACAGTAGCAACCCCAAAAGGCAATAAAATGTTATATGCCTCAAAGGTGCAAAAGGGTCACAATCTTCCTGTGAATATTCAATCATAATTTGTGTAGCTTGGAAGCTGAGGGCCaggctcaggaaaaaaaataaactactgtTTTATGGAAATGTGATATTTATAACTTGTAAACTATTTGAATTTCACAGGGAGACAAGTAAAAGCATGAAGTATGCCTTTACTCCTCCAGCTTTATATTGAACTTTATCCCATGTgaattttttaaacacaacagTATCAGATCTGGGCTGCTTAGAACATGTCAAAACTTCACATATCTCAACAGCTTTGATGCACTGCAGCAGTAGGTCTACTGTAAATGTATTTTCCCTCCAAGATGTGAACGAGATTAGAAGAGATGTTGAAATTCCAATGATATGAGGCCAAAGTCTAGATCACGTAAAGAATGAGGACCCTTGAAGCCTGACATCGAGAACAACCAAACCCATAAAAGGTATTGTTCTGGAGAGCTGGTACCTTCTGGCTCCCTTACACTATGTTCCTTTTAGACCTACTATATAAAGCACAGTTATAAATTCCATATAGGATAACGTTACTATTTACAAGAAAACTTTGTGCAtgtatgtggggttttttgtttgtttgtttgtttttaaagagtaaaTCACTACAGGGCTGTCCTACCATTCTCACGTAAACAAAGATTAGTTCGAAGGCTTTACAAAACATACCACTTACGGTTAGAGAAATGGAAACgtgaacaaaaccagaaacgATCCAGAACACTTCTGGAAACGGATCCTGTGAGAGCTGGCCAGACCAGAGCCCGTTACAGCAGGCTGGAAGCTCACACCAGCGAAGCGGTTAGAGCTCAGCCCGCCGGTGCGGTTCCAGGCCGCCACCACCCGCGGCTCCCCGAGCAGACGCCCAGCCCTCAGCGACTGCGAGTTCACCGAGAAACTTCACCTTCCCCCACACCCAGGCCACGGCCTCCTCCGCCCACCCTGCAGGAGCTTGCCTAACTACTGCCTAGGCTGCAGGAGATGCCCGGGGCCGGCGCACACCGGGGCCGGCGCACACCGGGGCCGGCGCACACCGGGGCCGGCGCACACCGGGGCCTCCGCGCTCGGGCCCCGCAGCGCCGGAAAGACTCCGTCCCCCAGCGGGGGAGGAGCCCAGCGGGGcgtgggggaggagggggccgGCCGCCTTCCCCCCGCTGCGGCCTAGACGAGCCCGCCGCACCCCCACGCCTTCCCGGCCGCGCTGCcctgctccgcccgccccgaC from the Gavia stellata isolate bGavSte3 chromosome 13, bGavSte3.hap2, whole genome shotgun sequence genome contains:
- the MYEF2 gene encoding myelin expression factor 2, which codes for MAESDKPEAAVAAPQRAAEDAATSQPPPPPPQQQQQQQQQQQPPQQQPPQQPRQDEEAAAATESGGGSANGVKMDNDETAKEEKAPVKEKYVAKPKAIPSLGNKNRFHPYSKDKNAGTGEKMTINRNRVFISNIPYDMKWQAIKDLMREKVGEVTYVELFKDAEGKSRGCGVVEFKDEEFVKKALETMNKYDLSGRPLNIKEDPEGEHARRALQRVGGQFPGGHGPDVAPGLMNLPPSILNNPNIPPEVISNLQAGRLGSTIFVANLDFKVGWKKLKEVFSIAGTVKRADIKEDKDGKSRGMGTVTFEQAIEAVQAISMFNGQFLFDRPMHVKMDDKSVPHEDFRVADSKTSQLPRGLGGIGMGLGPGGQPISATQLNMSGGMGSLGPGGMGIDGPGFGGMNRMGGGLAAFRGMEGMPNMGGFGVNRMGEMFRGGMGGNMDRDFGRSDMALNRGFGDSFGRMGGAMIGVFAGGMGAPSMGPVRSGMSGGMGGMNSMAGGMGMGMDRMSSGFDRMGPAMGGGLDRNIDIDRGFVPGPMGSGMRERLGSKGNQIFVRNLPFDLTWQKLKEKFSQCGHVMFAEIKMENGKSKGCGTVRFDSPESAEKACRIMNGIKISGREIDVRLDRNA